The sequence CCGGGGTCAAAGCCACGATGAGAGTCCAGTAGTGACTGATGGTCATGAAACAGGAAGCGATACGGCTCGGGAATCCGATTGCCACCATGCTCACACGTGATCACCATGCTACTCACCATAACTGGTGACAAGTCCATCCATCGCTATTTTCTCAGGGCTCATGTTAAGTTATCTCACCAGTCAAGGTTGGGTAGTTGTCTAAAAACCTGTCGTGTGCCTTCCGTCCATTGCTTGCCGAGTTCAGTGAAATAGGCATCCCCCTCATCGAAGCGTCGACGCATTCGCACTTCAAGACTGTCACGTTGATAGCAGATCAGATCGATCGGCATGCCGACTGATAAATTACTGCACATCGTAGAATCAAAAGAAACGAGGACACACTTTGCCGCGTCGTTCAGAGAGGTTGAGCGGGTAATGACCCGATCAAGGATTGGTTTTCCGTATTTGGTTTCCCCAGTTTGGAGATAGGGCGTCTCCAGGCTAGCCTCGATAAAGTTGCCCTGCGCATAGAGTCGAAAAAGACGTGGCGGTTCCCCGGAAATTTGTCCTCCGAGTATGAACGAGGCATTGAAGCTAACAGCGCTGGCTGCCAAGTGTTGGCCGTCACGCCGATCAATGTCACGAACTGCGTCCGACACCAAGTTCGCGGCATCAAACATAGACTCCGCACTCCATAGGTTGGGTTCCCCATTTTTGGCGTTACGTTGTTTCAGCACGCTGATAACGGCTTGTGTTCCGGCTAAGTTGCCTGAACTTAAAAGAATGATGACCCGATCGTTAACGCGTTCAAACACTGTCATCTTGCAGAATCGTGCAATATTGTCGACTCCCGCATGAGTCCGTGAGTCTGACGCAAAGACCAGTCCGGTGTCGAGCATGATGCCAGTACAGTAAGTCATGGATATATTGCGTCGTTCATGATGTTTAAGAGAAATCCTGTATCAATTGAATAGGGGTGTTTGCCGTAGTAGCGTTGCGAATTTTTATGATTAAGCAGTTCCATTTTAGATCTGAGGTGCATTTTTTTACCAAATATACTACCTCCCTTCCATACCTCGTGAGTTTCTAAATGGATGACGGAGACTAAACTTTGTTAGTCATTTTAAGTGGCCACAAGTAATTATCTGTACGTTGCCGAACATAGTAGGGGTTCTGTGCCAATCCGGGCATGCTGTTAATGACCAACAAAACTAAACCAGCTTCGGCCATTAACAGCGACGATTAAGATCAAGGTGGGTGTTTCAACAAAAGCGTAAAAAGGCGATTTACCCGTCATTGACCCGAAGGGTCCACTTTGGCTTGGCTGGATACTATAATTTCTCCGGTATTCGAGGGAACCGCAAAGGCTCAGGTTGTTTTGTTTATGAAGTTGGAAATCTCCTTTACAAATAGCTTAATAGACGCAGTCAGCGCAAAAGTTATAATGTAGAAAGGGTTAAAGCGATGATAAAAGGGGGCCGAAAAAACCAAACCACGAATCTGTCATCATTTCCAAAGACACCTGTTCTGCAAAGTGCGAAGTTCAGAAAAGCCCAGTACGGAAATTTCGCGTAATCGGAAAGTGTGGGCAGTTGAGTCAATGCCTAAGCTAAGCCTATTTTGTAAGAGCGGGCCATCGATTCATTGCGATGACCTTAATTTAACGGCATTGCCATATATTGGGAGTATAAAATCCACTATTTAAAGATAATGGATATAAGTAAATTATTAGTATTACCTGGAGAAATTTTTTGAAAAAATCCTTTTATGACCTAAATTTTTCTGATTTAGAAACGGTTATAAATCAAAATAATTTAAACGGCTCAGCAGCGGCGGTTCTTTTTAATTGGCATTATAAGAAAAAAGAAAATGCTCAATGCAATGATAATATTGCCAAATCCTCATTGGCCTTTTTTGAAGAAAATTTCGACTTTTCTTTGCCCGAAATCAATACGGTATATGAGTCAAAAAAAGATCGATCAGTAAAATTTCTTTTTAAACTTAAAGACAATCATAAAATTGAAACCGTCCTTATCCCGTTTCATAATAAATATTCTATTTGCCTTTCATCGCAGGTTGGCTGTGCAATGAATTGTTCTTTTTGTTTTACCGGAGAACAAGGGCTTAAAAGGAATTTGACAACAAGTGAAATTGTTGGGCAATTTCTACAGGCTTGGCGTTGGTTGGCAACAAACAGGCCTGGAGAGGAGCGGATTTTAAATATTGTTTTTATGGGACAAGGCGAACCTTTGCATAATTTTGATGCCGTTAAAAAGGCGTGTGAAATTTTTTTATCGCAACACGGAACTTCAATTGGTGTTCAAAAAATCACTATTTCAACGGCGGGTTATATACCTGGGCTTAAAAGATGGAGCCAGGAGATTCCCGGGGTGAACCTTGCGCTATCGCTTCATTCACCCTTTGAAGAAAAGAGAAATGAACTTATTCCTATTAATAAAAAATATCCGCTAGATGAGGTATTGACCTATATTGACAAGATACCTTTAAATAAAAAGCAATTTATTACTTATGAATATATTCTGATAAAAGATTTTAATGATTCTTCAGTTGATGCTAAAAAATTGGGAACGATACTGGCTGATAAAAGGGCTTATATCAATTTAATTCCTTTTAATTCATTTCCGGGATCGCGATACGAGCCTCCCGAATTGGATAGCATTGAACAATTTAAAGCAGTTTTAGATACTTTTAGAATCCCGACTTTAATAAGAAGCGCAAAAGGTGATGATGTATTAGCTGCTTGTGGACAACTCAATTCTAAAAATCAAAGTAATTATTCAGAGTAAGTTGGGATACAAGCTATTTAGCAATCTAACCCTTTGCGCCATGGTCCTGAAATGTTGGGTTGACTATCCGCCAACCGCAGCCTACGCGGTGCATTAACTTTATTTCATAGTACAAGCTGGTAATAAGCAATAGAAATTGAGTTATTCTCTGCCAGCTTTAGCTGCGATACCGCATGGTGTCAGGGCAGTGGTTTATAAGTCAGCAGTTTGGCCAATGTCTCAAAAGTCGCGCTACGTGGATGAGCCTGTAGCCAAACCAGTGCAATAGTCCGGCTCGGTCGCTGGCGTATGTTGATATAGCGAATGTCGTTATCCTCGGGCTGAACGGCAACGGAAGGCATCAACGTAACCCCGACGCCGTTTTTGACCATGAAACGCAGGGTTTCCAGGCTGGAAGCCCGAAAGTCATGTTCCACAAATCGGGATGGGTCGCACAAATTTAGGGCCTGATCACGCAAGCAATGACCCTCATCCAGTAACAGCAGATTCTCCTTGGCCGCCATAGTTAGGTCTACTTCCTCTAAATCAGCTAAGGGGTGGTCGACGTAGACGGCTAAGGTAAATGGGTCTTCAAATAGTCTTCGGCATTCCAGTAGCTCATGCTCTACCGGCAAGGCTAACAAAGCCGCATCCAGTTTTTTGCTGAGCAGCAAATCGATGAGCGCATTGGTTTTTTCCTCAACCAATTGTAACTTGAGATCCGGATAATGTTGCTTGATTCGGAATACATACTCTGGCAGCACGTAACTCGCCAGAGAAGGAAAAGCCCCCAGAGACAGCATGTTGCGATGCCTATCGCTGGCGTGGGTGGCGATTTGCCGAATACTTTGAACGTCATCGAGAATTCTTCTCGCAATCGGTACAATCTCTTGGCAAGTTTTTGTCACTTCCACGCTATTTTTCTCGCGCACGAACAGGTCTGCACCCAAGTAATCCTCTAGTTTTTTGATCTGAGTACTTAACGTTGGCTGGCCAATCGAACAGTGTTCGGCCGCCTGACTAAAATTTCTTAAATCCGCTACCGCCACCAGGTAGCTCAAATCACGCAAGTTCATCGATTATTATCCGCCTAAGGGAGAGTTGCTCAGCTAAAAGCCGAAATATTTTATAGAGTATCACCTTGAGATTGCAGCCTATTGATTTGAAAAATGGGGCTATCGATGAAATCAATTTCAAAATACCTGAATAATCCGGTTCAATACAGCCAGCGAATTGATCAATTAGCGGTTTTCTAATCCGTTGATTTGTCAATTACCAACAAAATATTCGATAAAAATCGGCTTAGCCCTTTTTATAGCTTATGCTACCTGAAGCGCCATTAGCATGATATTAGCATTCCCCCACCACCAGAAAGAGAGGTGCACAATGAAAACTAAACAAATATTCCTGGCTTCCGCGGTTGCGGTAGCCATATCCGCAGTGTTGACGTCCACACCAATTCAAGCCCAGCCGCAAGCGACGATGAACAGTTTTTGGTGGCCGGAGCAGTTGGACCTGAAACCGCTGCGCCAGAACGCCGCTGAATCCAATCCGTTGGGCAAGTCTTTTAAATATGCCGAACAGTTTAAAACTGTTGACCTTAAAGCAGTTAAAAACGACATAGCGAAAGTACTGCATACTTCCCAACCCTGGTGGCCGGCCGATTACGGCAATTACGGGCCGTTTTTTATCCGTATGGCCTGGCACAGTGCCGGCGTATACCGCATCTTCGATGGGCGCGGCGGCGCGGCGGGTGGACAACAACGCTTCGAGCCGCTCAATAGTTGGCCCGATAACGTCAACCTCGACAAAGCCCGCCGCCTGTTGTGGCCGGTCAAACAAAAATATGGCGCCAAGCTGTCCTGGGCTGATTTGATGGTGTTGGCCGGTAACGTCGCTTTGGAAGATATGGGGTTCAAGACGAAAGGTTTTGCCGGTGGCCGTGCCGATGATTGGGAAGCCGAGATCGTCAATTGGGGAAGCGAGAAGAAATTTCTCGCCGACGAGCGCCATGATGACAAAGGCCAACTGGCCAAGCCGTTGGGGGCTACTCAAATGGGCCTGATTTACGTTAATCCGGAGGGTCCTGGTGGTAACCCCGATCCGCTGGCGGCTGCCAAGCATATCCGCGAAGCCTTCGGCAGGATGGCGATGAATGATGAAGAAACCGTTGCTTTAATCGCGGGAGGCCATACTTTCGGTAAAGCGCACGGTGCGCATAAACCGGATGAGTGCGTAGGCAAAGAACCGGCAGCCGCCGGCATTGAGGAGCAAGGCTTGGGATGGACCAGCAAATGCGGTAGCGGCCATGGCGCCGACACCGTCAGTAGCGGCCTGGAAGGCGCGTGGTCGACCAATCCGACTCGCTGGACCCATGACTATTTGACCTGGCTGTACACCTTTGATTGGGAACAAACAAAGAGTCCAGCCGGCGCGACGCAATGGATTCCCAAGGAGGGCAAAGGCGAGAACTTTGTACCGGACGCACATGATCCTAACAAACGCCACGTCCCGATAATGTTTACTACCGATATTGCCTTGAAAATGGACCCGGAGTATCAAAGAATCTCCAAGCGCTTTTTGGATAATCCCACTGAATTTGAGGCGGCGTTCGCCAATGCGTGGTTCAAGCTGACTCATCGCGACATGGGCCCTAAGGCCCGCTATGTCGGCGCCGAAGTCCCGGCTGAAGATTTTATGTGGCAGGATCCTATCCCAAAAGTCGATCACAAGCTGATTGATGATAAGGATATCGCCAAGCTGAAGTCGGCTATCATGGCCTCGGATTTGACCCTTCCGGAACTGGTAAGAACTGCCTGGGCTTCGGCGGCGACCTTCCGCGGTACCGATATGCGCGGTGGTGCCAATGGCGCGCGCGTTCGCCTGGCCCCGCAAAAGGATTGGGAAGTCAATGATCCCGCCGAACTGACGAAGGTATTGACTCGGTTGGAATCAATCCAGAGCGACTTTAACCGCTCTCTAAAAGGCGGCAAGAAAGTATCGCTGGCCGATGTAATCGTGCTAAGCGGTTCTGCTGCGGTGGAAGAAGCCGCCAAGCGGGCCGGTTACAAAGTTCAAGTGCCGTTTAAACCGGGCCGTATGGATGCCGCACAGGAACAAACCGATGCCGAATCTTTCGCGGTGTTGGAGCCCAAAGCCGACGCTTTCCGTAATTACTTCAGCAAGGATAATGTGCTTTCACCGGCGGAAATGCTGGTCGAACGCGCAAACTTCCTGACCTTGAGCGTCCCGGAAATGACAGCGCTGGTTGGCGGTATGCGGGTGCTGGATGCCAACGCTGGCCATTCGAAGCACGGCGTATTCACCGCCCAGCCGGGCACATTGAGTAACGATTTCTTCGTCAACCTGCTCGATATGACGACCCAATGGAGCCCGTCTGCTACCGAAGGAATATACGAAGGGCGGGATCGGGCAAGCGACCAAGTCAAATGGACGGCTACGTCGGTCGATCTGATCTTTGGCTCCAATTCCGAATTACGAGCGGTAGCGGAAGTCTATGCTTCGGACGACGCCAAGGAAAAGTTCGTTCAGGATTTTGCCAATGCGTGGGCCAAGGTGATGAGTTTGGATCGTTTTGACACACTTTGATCTTGGCTTATAAGGCGCCCAACTTGAGTGCTATTAGTAAAGTTGGGCGCCCTGCAAGATCAAATGACTGGAATATCACCGTAATTGGACAACTGGTAACAGTTAATCCCACCATCTCACAGGGATATTTTTGTCAATTGGCTACCAACACTTTATTCAGTGTAAACGAATTCTCTAAGTCAATTAAAAGGCTAAGTCTGTCTGTTTCGTCAGATAACGTGATTCGGGTTTCATTGCTTTAAGGTCGGATCTAAGCCTAAACCACTGGTATGAAGTTTCTCCGCTAATTTTTTTATATTGAACTTTTAGCTAGCTACGGGGAATAGACGGTAATTCATCAAGAATTGGATCTCCTAAACCACTTGCAGGCAAGATGGTTTCTAAAGCAAAAAAACATTAAGGACACTTTGTAGTAGTTTTTACAAGCGGTAACAATCGTTTTATCACGCGTTTCGACAAACCCTTTGGCGTATTCCACGATTTGGATGCTAGGTTTTCATCGACACTGATCACCAGAGTGCTCAAAGGTGGATTCTGGTAAAGCCCAATAATATTCGCCGCATTCGGCGAGTTCATGATCCTTGCTGACACACCAACTCTGTGAGCGGTGCAAATAAATGCTTTCATTTTTCAAAACACGCCAAACCTTCTTGAGGTCTTTCTTCCAGTTTTGCTATCAATTGATCCCTGATGGATTTTCCATACCTTTCAGGTTTTCCTGGGCGGGGCTCATCTTCAAGTCCGGTAAGTCCTTGGGTCAGAAAATCGCCTTCGCCATTCGCTGACCCAAGGAGTCGAGCAGTCCAATGTCGCCACAATATCCTGGTTTTGCTTGCCCGTCGCGTACTCTAAAATAATTGACGCCAGACAATGATGTTAATGACAAAGTTTTTATTCGCACCTAAGGGAAATAGGTGCAGAGCCTTTTATAACTTTTTAAAGCAATATTATTTTTGTCTTTGTAACAAGGCTGTCATTTTTACGACTTAACATGATCTAAATTAATTGGAGAGACATTTATCATGATACCTGTGAAATAGGTTCGTATCATTGGCATCACTTCGTGCTCACTTTTATTAAATGTCATTTCGCATTAAGGAAAACCTGTTCTTACCGTTTTCATTTCTACTCATTGATTGCCTGGATCTGACTTTTTTAAGTGTCACAGTGGTTATTTCCAGCTTTACTGACGGATTGTTCGTTAAGTCAACACGCGATCAGTCGATTAGTGAACAAGATACTCCATTTCAATATTCCAACATCTGCGAGTCGATAGTGGCTGGGCGGTGAACCTGTCCGGTTATTTTTAACATCATGAATTCCATCGAATTAAAAAAAAATCCTAAGGGCTTATCAACGGTCAGAGTACTGCATCACTATGTAGAGCCGTTTTTTGAGTCTGAGTTAGCTGTTCTGGTGTTGGATTGTTTTATTAATGACAAAACTTTATTTGCCAGCGCCATTATCGATGAGATGGGAAAACCGGTAGGGCTAGTTGAGAGAGGTCGCATAACCGAGATTTTTTTAAAACCCTTTGCCCGTGATCTGAATCATAAAAATCCGATCAAAAATATGATGGATAAAGAGCCCATCATAATTGACATTGATACCTGCATTGACGATTTGGCTCAGATAATAATTGAATCAGGCATGAGACATATGGTTAACGGGGTCATCATCGTCGAAAACGGTTTTTATTCAGGAATGGCGACCGGACATGCCTTACTGGAAGAGATTGCCCAAAGAAAGCAACGCGATCTATTTCAATTGGCTCATTACGATCAACTGACCGGTGTACCGAATCGTTTGCTGTTTAAGGATCGTTTACAGCAAGCTTGCTTGAGTGCCAAACGCACCAAAAAGTTGGTTGCATTGATTTTCGTAGATCTGGATCGCTTCAAATTTATTAACGACACGATGGGTCACAGTGCCGGTGATCAATTATTGATTGTCGTTTCGGATCGTCTGCAACAGTGCCTGCGGGAATCCGATACTTTAGCGCGTTTGGGTGGCGATGAATTTGTCGTTGTTCTGCAAAACCTTGAAAGTATTATTGATGCGGAAAAGGTTGCTGAATCGATAGTCGCCAAAATACGTGAGCCGATGCAACTTTGTAATCGCAGTTTAAGCATTTCAGCAAGTCTGGGGGTTGCTATTTATCCTCAGCATGATGATAACCTTGACGGCTTAATTCAAAAAGCCGATGCGGCCATGTATGAAGTAAAACAACAGGGCAGAAATACCTATCAGATTTATTGTGACACCCTGACTTTCGGGATGATCGAAAAAAATAAACTGGAAAGCCGACTGAATACTGCCTTGGAAAATAATCAATTCTTTCTGGTGTATCAACCCCAGGTAGATGTGACAAAAAATGAAATGGTCGGAGTCGAGGCTTTATTGCGGTGGAATCATCCGGAACTGGGCTTGGTTCCACCTATTAAGTTCATTCCCATCGCTGAAGATACCGGACTCATCCACGCAATCGGCGAGTGGGTATTGTATAACGTGGGCAGGCAACACCGAGAATGGGTTGATCTAGGAATGCCACCTGTGAAAATTGCAGTGAATATTTCACCCTTACAATTTCGGCAAAAAGGCTTTTGTGATTTGATTAAAGCGGTTATTGATGAAACGAGCATTGATCCTCAGTACCTAGAATTGGAACTTACTGAAGGTTTGATGATGACCAACACGGAATATGTTGCTCAAACGTTGGCACAGCTAAGGGAAATAGGTATCAAATTGGCTATAGACGATTTCGGAACCGGTTATTCCAGCTTAAGTTATCTGCATAAGTTTGCTGTTGACCGGATCAAAATTGATCAGTCTTTTATTCGAAACATTTCTAAGACATTAGCTAATCAAGCGATAGTTCGCGCGATAATGGCGCTTGGCAATAGTCTGAGTATAGAAATGATAGCGGAAGGGGTAGAAAGCATGGCTGAGCTTGAAGCCATCAAACTGTTTGATTGTCAGGAAATTCAAGGTTATCTGATATCCAGGCCAATACCTGCGAACGAATTAATTGTTTGGTACCAAAGCTATGTTAAACAGCGTCATTGATATAGATAATAGGGTGGAAGGCATTTCAAATTATCTGAGCCTGCCGACGTACTTTTGGTATCCGGACCCAATTCGTAACGCTGGTCATAAATCGGTAACAAAGATCAGGCAAACTTTAACGGTTGAAAAAAGCGGTTGCTTGACTGGCTGACTAATTTAAATAAATCACTTACGAATAAAACGGAGTCCATGGAACTCTCGGTTTTAACACTGAACCTGCATACCTATCAGCAACATCCCCGTCATTGCTGTTTTGACACGATGCATCAGCATGAGCGGGAAGTGCATATCATCGCTGAAGCCATTGCTCATTTACAGATTGATGTCATTGCTTTTCAGGAAGTTGGCGAATACATGCA comes from Methylicorpusculum oleiharenae and encodes:
- the katG gene encoding catalase/peroxidase HPI; the encoded protein is MKTKQIFLASAVAVAISAVLTSTPIQAQPQATMNSFWWPEQLDLKPLRQNAAESNPLGKSFKYAEQFKTVDLKAVKNDIAKVLHTSQPWWPADYGNYGPFFIRMAWHSAGVYRIFDGRGGAAGGQQRFEPLNSWPDNVNLDKARRLLWPVKQKYGAKLSWADLMVLAGNVALEDMGFKTKGFAGGRADDWEAEIVNWGSEKKFLADERHDDKGQLAKPLGATQMGLIYVNPEGPGGNPDPLAAAKHIREAFGRMAMNDEETVALIAGGHTFGKAHGAHKPDECVGKEPAAAGIEEQGLGWTSKCGSGHGADTVSSGLEGAWSTNPTRWTHDYLTWLYTFDWEQTKSPAGATQWIPKEGKGENFVPDAHDPNKRHVPIMFTTDIALKMDPEYQRISKRFLDNPTEFEAAFANAWFKLTHRDMGPKARYVGAEVPAEDFMWQDPIPKVDHKLIDDKDIAKLKSAIMASDLTLPELVRTAWASAATFRGTDMRGGANGARVRLAPQKDWEVNDPAELTKVLTRLESIQSDFNRSLKGGKKVSLADVIVLSGSAAVEEAAKRAGYKVQVPFKPGRMDAAQEQTDAESFAVLEPKADAFRNYFSKDNVLSPAEMLVERANFLTLSVPEMTALVGGMRVLDANAGHSKHGVFTAQPGTLSNDFFVNLLDMTTQWSPSATEGIYEGRDRASDQVKWTATSVDLIFGSNSELRAVAEVYASDDAKEKFVQDFANAWAKVMSLDRFDTL
- a CDS encoding LysR substrate-binding domain-containing protein; translation: MNLRDLSYLVAVADLRNFSQAAEHCSIGQPTLSTQIKKLEDYLGADLFVREKNSVEVTKTCQEIVPIARRILDDVQSIRQIATHASDRHRNMLSLGAFPSLASYVLPEYVFRIKQHYPDLKLQLVEEKTNALIDLLLSKKLDAALLALPVEHELLECRRLFEDPFTLAVYVDHPLADLEEVDLTMAAKENLLLLDEGHCLRDQALNLCDPSRFVEHDFRASSLETLRFMVKNGVGVTLMPSVAVQPEDNDIRYINIRQRPSRTIALVWLQAHPRSATFETLAKLLTYKPLP
- a CDS encoding EAL domain-containing protein, with amino-acid sequence MNSIELKKNPKGLSTVRVLHHYVEPFFESELAVLVLDCFINDKTLFASAIIDEMGKPVGLVERGRITEIFLKPFARDLNHKNPIKNMMDKEPIIIDIDTCIDDLAQIIIESGMRHMVNGVIIVENGFYSGMATGHALLEEIAQRKQRDLFQLAHYDQLTGVPNRLLFKDRLQQACLSAKRTKKLVALIFVDLDRFKFINDTMGHSAGDQLLIVVSDRLQQCLRESDTLARLGGDEFVVVLQNLESIIDAEKVAESIVAKIREPMQLCNRSLSISASLGVAIYPQHDDNLDGLIQKADAAMYEVKQQGRNTYQIYCDTLTFGMIEKNKLESRLNTALENNQFFLVYQPQVDVTKNEMVGVEALLRWNHPELGLVPPIKFIPIAEDTGLIHAIGEWVLYNVGRQHREWVDLGMPPVKIAVNISPLQFRQKGFCDLIKAVIDETSIDPQYLELELTEGLMMTNTEYVAQTLAQLREIGIKLAIDDFGTGYSSLSYLHKFAVDRIKIDQSFIRNISKTLANQAIVRAIMALGNSLSIEMIAEGVESMAELEAIKLFDCQEIQGYLISRPIPANELIVWYQSYVKQRH
- the rlmN gene encoding 23S rRNA (adenine(2503)-C(2))-methyltransferase RlmN, translated to MKKSFYDLNFSDLETVINQNNLNGSAAAVLFNWHYKKKENAQCNDNIAKSSLAFFEENFDFSLPEINTVYESKKDRSVKFLFKLKDNHKIETVLIPFHNKYSICLSSQVGCAMNCSFCFTGEQGLKRNLTTSEIVGQFLQAWRWLATNRPGEERILNIVFMGQGEPLHNFDAVKKACEIFLSQHGTSIGVQKITISTAGYIPGLKRWSQEIPGVNLALSLHSPFEEKRNELIPINKKYPLDEVLTYIDKIPLNKKQFITYEYILIKDFNDSSVDAKKLGTILADKRAYINLIPFNSFPGSRYEPPELDSIEQFKAVLDTFRIPTLIRSAKGDDVLAACGQLNSKNQSNYSE
- a CDS encoding peptidase, producing MTYCTGIMLDTGLVFASDSRTHAGVDNIARFCKMTVFERVNDRVIILLSSGNLAGTQAVISVLKQRNAKNGEPNLWSAESMFDAANLVSDAVRDIDRRDGQHLAASAVSFNASFILGGQISGEPPRLFRLYAQGNFIEASLETPYLQTGETKYGKPILDRVITRSTSLNDAAKCVLVSFDSTMCSNLSVGMPIDLICYQRDSLEVRMRRRFDEGDAYFTELGKQWTEGTRQVFRQLPNLDW